The genomic interval AATCGATGATTTGAGACAATTTGTGCATTCCCATCAAAATCACAACGGTTGCAGAAGATTGTGCTGCTAAAGCTACATCTGAAGATAATTTTCTATCAGAAGTTGTTCCCGTAATTGCCCAAAAGCTTTCTGAAACTCCTCTTTTTGTAATTGAAATTCCCTGACTTCCTGGAACGGCAACTACTGATGAAATTCCTGGAACTACGATTGTTTCAATTCCGAAACTTTCTGCAAAATCAATTTCTTCTCCGCCTCTTCCAAAAATAAATGGATCTCCGCCTTTTAATCGAACTACGTTTCCGTAAGTCAAAGCATTATCTACAATCAATTGATTGATTTGATCTTGCGTGTAAGCATGATTTCCGATTCTTTTTCCAACAAAAATCCGAATTGCATTTTTAGGTGCATAATCTAGAATCTCTTCGTTGGCCAAAGAGTCGTATAAAACCACATTTGCTTCAGCCAATGCTTTTACAGCTTTTAGCGTAAGTAAATCGGGATCGCCCGGACCTGCACCGACTAAAGTTATTTTGGGTTTTATATTATGC from Flavobacterium sp. YJ01 carries:
- the cobA gene encoding uroporphyrinogen-III C-methyltransferase, which produces MHNIKPKITLVGAGPGDPDLLTLKAVKALAEANVVLYDSLANEEILDYAPKNAIRIFVGKRIGNHAYTQDQINQLIVDNALTYGNVVRLKGGDPFIFGRGGEEIDFAESFGIETIVVPGISSVVAVPGSQGISITKRGVSESFWAITGTTSDRKLSSDVALAAQSSATVVILMGMHKLSQIIDLFQKEDKGNLPVAIIQNGTTAEEKVGVGKVDSILEVVKQKELGSPAIIVLGEVVRESHKLKGFYEEFLSKEISR